The nucleotide window tgattagtttttttgttttaatttacaatttctgtaccaaaattGATGAGGCACCGCCACCACCATTGCAAATAGAAGCACAACCGTATTCTCCGGTCTTAAGAGCATGAGACAAATGAGTAATCAAACGAGCACCAGACATACCAATGGGATGGCCTAGAGAGACAGCACCACCATGCACGTTTATTTTGCTGGGATCAACATCCATTTTACGCATGTTGGCTACAACGACCAATGAGAAAGCTTCATTGATTTCCCACATGGCAACATCGTCTTTCTTAATGCCAGCCTTCTCCAATAATCTGGGAATAGCCAATGCTGGAGCAATGGGGAAATCAATTGGATCAGTTTCAGCATCTTGGAAAGCCACAACACGAGCCAAAGGTTTCATGTTCATTTGGGATGCTTTGTCGGCAGTCATTAGAACCAAAGCTGCACCGCCATCGTTTAAGGTTGAGGCATTGCCAGCTGTTACAGTGCCATTTTCTCTTTGGAAAACAGTTGCTAGTTTGCCGAACTTGTCGAAATTGACACGTCTGTATTCTTCATCTTCGGCAACAATGATGTCGGCTTTGCGCTTTTGTTGAATGGTTACAGGGGCAATTTCAGCTTCGAAGACCTTATCAGCCCAGGCCTTGGCAGAGCGCTTATAGGAGGTGATGGCGAAATCATCCTGATCTTGACGGGTGATGCCCATTTTCTTGGCAGTATTTTCAGCACAGTTTCCCATGTGGAATTTATTGTAAACGTCCCATAAACCATCGAAAACAATACCATCGATGAGGTTAACACCGCCATAAGGAGTTTGGCCACGTTTCAAGTAGTATGGAACATTGGACATGGATTCCATGCCACCGGCTACAACAATATCAGCTTGCCCCAACATCAAAGACTGGCTGGCAATCATGGCGGCTTTCATGCCAGATGAACATACCTTATTGATGGTTGTGCAACAGACATTCTTAGGCAAACCAGCGAATATGGCAGCTTGTCTGGCGGGAGCTTGACCCAAACCGGCCGACACTACATTGCCCATATAAACTTCTTGGACATCTTCCTTGCTAATGCCAGCTCTTTGTACAGCTGCTTCAATAGCCACAGCACCCAATTGCGTGGCAGAAAGGGGAGCCAATTGTGATTGGAAACTGCCCATTGGAGTACGGGCAGCGGACACAATTACCACTTCATTGATTTTTGAGCTGAAGAAACGGGTCTGACCAAAAGAACCCATTAATCTGGAAGCCTTCAAAAATGCAGCCATCTTGACTTTGTAGTTGTGGAAAATTTACTTTACTTTATCACAAGCAATAAGCAACCCTATCAGTTGAATGGAAAAAAACGAACTAAATTGATATATTCCACACGGTATTTTCTTCCCGCAGAGCTGTCAAATTGCATAACATCATAGATTCCACAAAATCAGtcgcaaaaaacaaaacaacaacaaacagctGTTGCttacaaatattgtaaaattcataaaatgctcttaaataatagtaaaattaaaaattttatatcatcTCCAACAAGTATCATATTATGAATGAATtatgttattaataaaattatgtgtTTTACACATATTTAAGGCCGGCTTTaagcaaacaaatttagttttcgTGATTGCTAAAATTTCCAACAGGTGGGAAATGTCAAAATGATGGATTTCATATTGTGGtacttaattaaatattaataacaaacaCTTCCtatgtaaataaacaaatcgttacaaagaaaatttttgaaaacttaattattaaaaaatgtatattaacaaaataataattattaaaagtaaatataCTGTGAGAATTATTTGTgtcttacatattttttatttctattgcaAAATctatatcaatattttattacaaattgttggtattttaaaaaatataatttgttaacaACAAAGAACAACTCTCAAAATATTCTAACTATTTAAGCTAACTAGCTACAGTAGTTTTCAAGTAGTGAACAAAtacaattatttgaataaaaatttacatttagttttgtacattattttatgatctaaaattaaaattggtgCAAGAAAAATACTGTtgaaagataaaataaaaattgtggaTAATTTCCACTAGGGCATATCGAAATGTGGTTTCGcataataatttgtttcttaATAGCAGGTTTATGGTATATATGTGTAtgttaaatgtaaaacaaaaccAATAAATGGCGAGATAAAAttagggaaaaaattaaatttaaaaaaaattctgactTTCGTAGGTTATGGCTCTTGGCAGCCCTTTTTATTTTCCTTCCGAACACTTCCGCCAAAATCGATGACAGCGGCATTTTTGTTTTCGCAAGAAGAAGCATATTtgacaatata belongs to Calliphora vicina chromosome 4, idCalVici1.1, whole genome shotgun sequence and includes:
- the Acat1 gene encoding acetyl-CoA acetyltransferase, mitochondrial, which gives rise to MAAFLKASRLMGSFGQTRFFSSKINEVVIVSAARTPMGSFQSQLAPLSATQLGAVAIEAAVQRAGISKEDVQEVYMGNVVSAGLGQAPARQAAIFAGLPKNVCCTTINKVCSSGMKAAMIASQSLMLGQADIVVAGGMESMSNVPYYLKRGQTPYGGVNLIDGIVFDGLWDVYNKFHMGNCAENTAKKMGITRQDQDDFAITSYKRSAKAWADKVFEAEIAPVTIQQKRKADIIVAEDEEYRRVNFDKFGKLATVFQRENGTVTAGNASTLNDGGAALVLMTADKASQMNMKPLARVVAFQDAETDPIDFPIAPALAIPRLLEKAGIKKDDVAMWEINEAFSLVVVANMRKMDVDPSKINVHGGAVSLGHPIGMSGARLITHLSHALKTGEYGCASICNGGGGASSILVQKL